Proteins from a single region of Shinella zoogloeoides:
- the rph gene encoding ribonuclease PH produces the protein MRPSGRKTDQMRKVSFERNVSKHAEGSCLVKFGDTHVLVTASLEDKTPPWLRNSGKGWVTAEYGMLPRATGDRMKREAAAGKQGGRTQEIQRLIGRSLRAIVDLEALGERQITVDCDVIQADGGTRTASITGAWIALHDCLKWMEARNMIKVEKVLKDHVAAISCGIFAAQSVIDLDYLEDSAAETDANFVMTGSGGIVEIQGTAEGKPFTEEEFSSLMALARAGITDLVALQKQAIA, from the coding sequence ATGCGGCCGTCCGGCAGAAAAACCGATCAGATGCGCAAGGTTTCCTTCGAGCGCAACGTTTCCAAGCATGCCGAGGGGTCCTGTCTCGTCAAGTTCGGCGATACGCACGTTCTGGTGACGGCAAGCCTTGAGGACAAGACGCCGCCGTGGCTGCGCAACAGCGGTAAGGGCTGGGTGACGGCCGAATACGGCATGCTGCCGCGCGCCACCGGCGACCGCATGAAGCGTGAAGCCGCCGCCGGCAAGCAGGGCGGCCGCACGCAGGAAATCCAGCGTCTCATCGGCCGCTCGCTGCGCGCCATCGTCGACCTCGAAGCGCTCGGCGAGCGCCAGATCACCGTCGACTGCGACGTCATTCAGGCCGATGGCGGCACGCGCACCGCCTCCATCACCGGCGCATGGATCGCCCTGCACGACTGCCTGAAGTGGATGGAAGCGCGCAACATGATCAAGGTGGAGAAGGTCCTGAAGGACCATGTCGCCGCCATTTCCTGCGGCATCTTCGCCGCCCAGTCGGTGATCGACCTCGACTATCTTGAAGACTCCGCCGCCGAGACCGACGCCAATTTCGTCATGACCGGCTCGGGCGGCATCGTCGAAATCCAGGGCACTGCGGAAGGCAAGCCGTTCACGGAGGAGGAATTCTCCAGCCTGATGGCGCTCGCCCGCGCCGGCATTACCGACCTCGTCGCCCTGCAGAAGCAGGCCATCGCCTGA
- the hrcA gene encoding heat-inducible transcriptional repressor HrcA → MVLRSPGPDIQAALDERSGEIFRRIVETYLENGEPLGSRNLSRILPMSLSPASVRNVMSDLEELGLIYSPHVSAGRLPTQLGLRFFVDAFMQVGNISAEDRASIERHVRPHGQKHTAVETMMNEASQALSGMSRGAGLVITTKNDAVLKHVEFIRLEPTKALVVLVGDHDQVENRIIELPAGVTGSQLTEAANFLNAHLSGNTLLEARSQLERLRGEISSELDKLSQDLVERGLAVWSGGFEEAKPTRLIVRGRANLLEGLAGADDIDRLRMLFDDLERKDSLIELLNLAETGPGVRIFIGSENKLFSLSGSSLIVAPYRDGDDKIVGAVGVIGPTRLNYSRIVPMVDYTAQLMSRLSR, encoded by the coding sequence ATGGTTTTGAGATCTCCGGGACCTGACATTCAGGCGGCGCTCGACGAGCGTTCGGGCGAAATTTTCCGCCGTATCGTCGAGACCTATCTGGAAAACGGCGAGCCGCTCGGCTCGCGCAACCTGTCGCGCATCCTGCCCATGTCGCTTTCGCCCGCCTCCGTGCGCAATGTGATGAGCGACCTTGAGGAACTCGGCCTTATCTATTCGCCGCATGTCAGCGCCGGCCGCCTGCCGACGCAGCTCGGCCTGCGCTTCTTCGTCGATGCCTTCATGCAGGTCGGCAACATCTCCGCCGAGGACCGCGCCTCCATCGAGCGCCATGTACGCCCGCACGGCCAGAAGCACACGGCCGTCGAGACCATGATGAACGAGGCGAGCCAGGCGCTGTCAGGCATGTCGCGCGGCGCGGGTCTCGTCATCACCACCAAGAACGACGCCGTGCTGAAACACGTCGAGTTCATCCGGCTGGAGCCGACCAAGGCGCTGGTCGTGCTCGTCGGCGACCACGATCAGGTGGAGAACCGCATCATCGAGCTGCCGGCCGGTGTCACCGGCTCGCAGCTTACCGAGGCGGCCAATTTCCTCAACGCGCATCTCTCGGGCAACACGCTGCTGGAGGCGCGCTCGCAGCTTGAGCGCCTGCGCGGCGAGATCAGCAGCGAGCTCGACAAACTGTCGCAGGACCTCGTGGAGCGCGGCCTTGCCGTCTGGTCGGGCGGCTTCGAGGAGGCAAAGCCGACGCGGCTCATCGTGCGCGGCCGGGCAAACCTTCTCGAAGGCCTTGCCGGCGCCGACGATATCGACCGCCTGCGCATGCTCTTCGACGATCTGGAGCGCAAGGACAGCCTGATCGAACTGCTGAATCTCGCGGAAACCGGGCCGGGCGTGCGCATCTTCATCGGCTCGGAAAACAAGCTCTTCTCGCTCTCCGGCTCCTCGCTCATCGTCGCGCCCTACCGGGACGGCGACGACAAGATCGTCGGCGCGGTCGGCGTCATCGGGCCGACGCGGCTCAACTATTCCCGTATCGTGCCCATGGTGGACTATACGGCCCAGCTCATGTCGCGGCTTTCGCGCTGA
- the grpE gene encoding nucleotide exchange factor GrpE, whose amino-acid sequence MTDENKKHGPDEAVENNFAAEADVTAEAETPAEPDPVDVLRAENADLRDKYLRLAAEMDNLRRRTERDVKDAKSYSVAGFARDMLAVSDNLRRALDAIPADAREGGDAGLNALAEGVEMTERSMLAALERHGVRKLDPIGEKFDPNFHQAMFEVPNPEIASNTVVQVVQAGFVIGERVLRPAMVGVSKGGPKAPAGEASAAQA is encoded by the coding sequence ATGACCGACGAGAACAAGAAACACGGACCTGACGAAGCGGTGGAAAACAACTTTGCCGCTGAAGCTGACGTGACCGCCGAGGCCGAGACGCCCGCCGAGCCCGACCCTGTCGATGTGCTGCGTGCGGAAAACGCCGACCTTCGCGACAAATACCTGCGCCTTGCCGCCGAGATGGACAATCTGCGCCGCCGCACCGAACGCGACGTGAAGGACGCCAAGTCCTATTCCGTCGCCGGTTTCGCCCGCGACATGCTGGCCGTGTCGGACAACCTGCGCCGCGCGCTGGATGCCATTCCGGCCGATGCCCGTGAGGGCGGCGATGCCGGCCTCAATGCGCTGGCGGAAGGCGTCGAGATGACCGAGCGCTCCATGCTGGCTGCGCTCGAGCGCCACGGCGTTCGCAAGCTCGATCCGATCGGCGAAAAGTTCGACCCGAACTTCCATCAGGCCATGTTCGAGGTGCCGAACCCCGAGATCGCCAGCAACACGGTCGTGCAGGTCGTGCAGGCCGGCTTCGTCATCGGCGAGCGCGTGCTGCGCCCGGCCATGGTCGGCGTCTCCAAGGGTGGCCCGAAGGCCCCTGCCGGTGAGGCGAGCGCCGCACAGGCCTGA
- the ptsN gene encoding PTS IIA-like nitrogen regulatory protein PtsN, with the protein MALAGLLQQSAIIPAMKANSKKQLLQELAAKAAKITGLPEREIFDVILQRERLGSTGVGNGIAIPHGKLKALSQITGLFARLETPVDFEALDDQPVDLVFLLLAPEGAGADHLKALSRIARVLRDPAMVAKLRASDTESAIYACLSEEQASNAA; encoded by the coding sequence ATGGCATTGGCAGGTCTACTGCAGCAGAGTGCGATTATTCCGGCGATGAAGGCCAATTCCAAGAAGCAACTGCTTCAGGAGCTGGCGGCAAAAGCGGCCAAGATCACCGGGCTTCCCGAACGCGAGATCTTCGACGTCATCCTTCAGCGGGAGCGGCTTGGCTCGACCGGCGTTGGCAATGGCATCGCCATTCCGCACGGCAAGCTGAAGGCGCTTTCGCAGATTACCGGCCTCTTCGCGAGGCTCGAAACGCCCGTGGACTTCGAGGCGCTGGACGACCAGCCGGTCGACCTCGTCTTCCTGCTGCTTGCGCCGGAAGGCGCCGGCGCGGACCACCTGAAGGCGCTTTCGCGGATCGCCCGCGTGCTGCGCGACCCCGCAATGGTCGCAAAGCTGCGCGCCTCCGACACCGAGAGCGCCATCTACGCCTGCCTCAGCGAGGAACAGGCGTCCAACGCGGCGTAA
- the hpf gene encoding ribosome hibernation-promoting factor, HPF/YfiA family, with amino-acid sequence MSVRVSGKHMEIGDSFRQRIEEQVGEAVTKYFDGGYSSQVTVEKAGSRYSADCKLHLDTGTALQANGEANDPLAAFQAASERIEKRLRRYKRKLKAHHNGNGHDAFAEVAYTVMDSVPDEDEELPEDYAPTIVAESTKKLRTLSVASAVMALDMTDEPVLLFRSAGSEQLNIVYRRNDGNIGWIDAANIKG; translated from the coding sequence ATGAGTGTGCGTGTGTCCGGTAAACATATGGAAATCGGCGACAGCTTCCGCCAGCGGATTGAAGAGCAGGTCGGAGAAGCCGTAACCAAATATTTCGACGGAGGATATTCGAGCCAGGTCACCGTGGAAAAAGCGGGATCGCGGTACAGTGCGGACTGCAAGCTTCACCTTGATACGGGAACGGCCTTGCAGGCCAATGGCGAGGCGAACGATCCGCTGGCGGCCTTCCAGGCAGCCTCGGAGCGGATCGAAAAGCGCCTTCGCCGGTACAAGCGCAAACTCAAGGCACACCACAATGGCAACGGTCACGACGCCTTTGCGGAAGTGGCCTACACGGTGATGGATTCGGTCCCCGACGAAGACGAAGAGCTTCCCGAGGACTACGCGCCGACCATCGTCGCGGAAAGCACGAAGAAACTGCGGACCCTGTCCGTCGCAAGCGCCGTCATGGCGCTCGACATGACGGACGAGCCGGTTCTTCTCTTCCGCAGCGCCGGGTCGGAGCAGCTCAATATCGTCTACCGACGCAACGACGGAAATATTGGCTGGATCGATGCAGCCAATATCAAAGGCTGA
- the rpoN gene encoding RNA polymerase factor sigma-54, with protein sequence MALAASLFLRQNQSLVMTPQLMQSIQLLQMTHVELTQFIEQEVEKNPLLEIAAGEDGRGADDPFTGDEPSHAENAGGEDSFQPDLYDNATTGSAGSAPETLDGGLDNVFPDDTGPRAADAPELLGQWKSMPGGSEDGEGYDLDDFVASRKTLRDVLNEQIPFVLTDAIDRLIAQHLVDQLDEAGYLQGSTAETALKLGKPVANIERVLARLQELDPPGVFARTLSECLAIQLRALDRLDPAMAVLVDNLELLARRDFATLKKLCGVNEEDLLDMLAEIRKLDPKPGTRYETSASEAVVPDIVVRAAPDGSWHVELNPDTLPRVLVNRDYHAAVSSRTSRDSADYAFLNECLQTANWLTRSLDQRARTIMKVANEIVRQQDGFLMHGVDHLRPLNLKTVAEAIGMHESTVSRVTSNKYMLTPRGLFELKYFFTVSIGSAEGGDSHSAESVRHRIRTMIAQETPEAVLSDDDIVDALHKGGVELARRTVAKYREAMNIPSSVQRRREKRALAKASGG encoded by the coding sequence ATGGCCCTCGCCGCCAGCCTTTTCCTGCGCCAGAACCAGTCGCTGGTCATGACGCCGCAGCTCATGCAGTCGATCCAGCTCCTGCAGATGACGCATGTGGAGCTGACGCAATTCATCGAGCAGGAAGTCGAGAAGAACCCGCTGCTCGAGATCGCCGCCGGCGAGGACGGTCGCGGCGCGGATGATCCCTTCACCGGCGACGAGCCCTCCCATGCCGAAAATGCCGGCGGCGAGGACAGCTTTCAGCCGGACCTCTACGACAATGCCACGACGGGCAGCGCCGGCAGCGCGCCGGAAACGCTCGACGGCGGGCTGGACAATGTCTTTCCCGACGACACCGGCCCGCGTGCGGCGGATGCGCCGGAGCTCCTCGGCCAGTGGAAATCCATGCCCGGCGGCAGCGAGGATGGCGAGGGCTACGACCTCGACGACTTCGTGGCGAGCCGCAAGACGCTGCGCGACGTGCTGAACGAGCAGATCCCCTTCGTGCTCACGGACGCCATCGACCGGCTGATCGCCCAGCACCTCGTCGACCAGCTCGACGAGGCCGGCTACCTCCAGGGCAGCACCGCCGAGACGGCGCTGAAGCTCGGCAAGCCCGTCGCCAATATCGAGCGCGTGCTTGCCCGCCTTCAGGAGCTGGACCCGCCCGGCGTCTTCGCCCGCACGCTCAGCGAATGCCTCGCCATCCAGCTCCGCGCCCTCGACCGGCTGGACCCGGCCATGGCCGTGCTGGTCGACAATCTCGAGCTGCTCGCCCGGCGCGACTTCGCGACGCTGAAGAAGCTGTGCGGCGTGAACGAGGAAGACCTGCTCGACATGCTGGCGGAAATCCGCAAGCTCGACCCGAAGCCCGGCACGCGCTACGAGACCAGCGCCTCGGAGGCCGTGGTGCCCGACATCGTCGTGCGCGCCGCGCCGGACGGCTCCTGGCATGTGGAACTCAACCCCGACACCCTGCCGCGCGTCCTCGTCAACCGCGACTACCATGCCGCGGTCTCCAGCCGCACGAGCCGCGACAGCGCGGACTACGCCTTCCTCAACGAATGCCTGCAGACGGCCAACTGGCTGACGCGCAGCCTCGACCAGCGCGCCCGCACCATCATGAAGGTGGCAAACGAGATCGTGCGCCAGCAGGACGGCTTCCTGATGCACGGCGTCGACCACCTGCGCCCGTTGAACCTCAAGACCGTGGCCGAGGCGATCGGCATGCACGAATCGACGGTGAGCCGCGTCACCTCGAACAAGTACATGCTGACGCCGCGCGGCCTGTTCGAACTGAAATATTTCTTCACCGTCTCCATCGGCTCGGCGGAGGGCGGCGATTCCCATTCGGCCGAGAGCGTGCGCCACCGGATTCGCACGATGATCGCGCAGGAGACGCCGGAGGCGGTGCTTTCCGACGACGATATCGTTGATGCGCTGCACAAAGGCGGCGTGGAGCTGGCCCGCCGGACGGTGGCCAAGTACCGCGAGGCGATGAACATCCCCTCCTCCGTGCAGCGCAGGCGCGAAAAGCGCGCGCTCGCCAAGGCGTCCGGCGGCTGA
- the lptB gene encoding LPS export ABC transporter ATP-binding protein — protein sequence MLTRLTRRQKKAAPEPQRNSDLSRYEGTLIARGLTKTYRDRRVVNGVSLVVRRGEAVGLLGPNGAGKTTCFYMITGLVPVDEGSIEINGHDVTTMPMYRRARLGVGYLPQEASIFRGLTVEENIRAVLEVHDKDKARREEKLDSLLAEFSIAHLRKSPAVALSGGERRRLEIARALATDPTFMLLDEPFAGVDPISVADIQALVRHLTSRGIGVLITDHNVRETLGLIDRAYIIHAGEVLTHGRANDIVNNADVRRLYLGDNFSL from the coding sequence CTGCTCACCCGACTGACGCGCCGCCAGAAGAAGGCCGCGCCGGAGCCGCAGCGCAACAGCGACCTGTCGCGCTATGAAGGCACGCTGATCGCCCGCGGGCTGACGAAGACCTATCGCGACCGCCGGGTCGTCAACGGCGTGTCGCTGGTCGTCAGGCGCGGCGAGGCCGTGGGCCTGCTCGGCCCGAACGGCGCCGGCAAGACGACCTGTTTCTACATGATCACCGGTCTCGTGCCCGTCGACGAGGGCTCCATCGAGATCAACGGACACGACGTCACCACCATGCCGATGTATCGCCGCGCCCGGCTCGGCGTCGGCTATCTGCCGCAGGAAGCCTCGATCTTCCGCGGCCTGACGGTGGAAGAGAACATCCGCGCCGTGCTGGAAGTCCACGACAAGGACAAGGCGCGGCGCGAGGAGAAGCTCGACAGCCTGCTCGCCGAATTCTCCATCGCGCATCTGCGCAAGTCGCCGGCCGTCGCCCTTTCGGGCGGCGAGCGCCGCCGCCTCGAAATCGCCCGGGCGCTTGCCACCGACCCGACCTTCATGCTGCTGGACGAACCCTTCGCGGGCGTCGACCCCATCTCGGTTGCCGACATCCAGGCGCTGGTGCGCCACCTCACCTCGCGCGGCATCGGCGTTCTCATCACCGACCACAACGTTCGCGAGACGCTCGGCCTCATCGACCGCGCCTATATCATCCATGCCGGCGAGGTGCTGACCCATGGCCGGGCGAACGACATCGTCAACAATGCCGACGTGCGCCGGCTCTATCTCGGCGACAATTTCAGCCTCTAG
- a CDS encoding LptA/OstA family protein, with the protein MSASFSAPLRAASLFALAAGLVLAAGSAGAQQTSSNMKGMKLSNDQPIQIQSDKLEIRDQESKAEFTGNVKVVQGTTTLQAGRMVVHYKSGGAGSISGGDADIETIDVFDKVYLKSQSQEATADTGTFNMVNETLLLKGDKVVLSEGENVFVGCQLTVAMKTGEAKLDACGGRVMIQLDPKSRKQTN; encoded by the coding sequence ATGTCCGCCAGTTTCTCCGCCCCCCTTCGGGCCGCCAGCCTTTTTGCTCTTGCCGCCGGCCTCGTGCTTGCCGCCGGTTCCGCCGGCGCCCAGCAGACGTCGAGCAACATGAAGGGCATGAAGCTGTCGAACGACCAGCCGATCCAGATCCAGAGCGACAAGCTCGAGATCCGCGACCAGGAGAGCAAGGCCGAGTTCACGGGCAATGTGAAGGTCGTGCAGGGCACCACGACGCTGCAGGCCGGCCGCATGGTCGTGCATTACAAGTCGGGCGGCGCCGGCTCGATCTCCGGCGGCGACGCGGATATCGAGACGATCGACGTCTTCGACAAGGTCTACCTGAAGTCGCAGAGCCAGGAAGCGACGGCCGACACCGGCACCTTCAACATGGTCAACGAGACGCTGCTGCTCAAGGGCGACAAGGTCGTGCTGTCGGAGGGCGAGAACGTCTTCGTCGGCTGCCAGCTCACCGTGGCCATGAAGACCGGCGAAGCCAAGCTCGACGCCTGCGGCGGGCGCGTCATGATCCAGCTCGATCCGAAATCCCGCAAGCAAACGAACTGA
- the lptC gene encoding LPS export ABC transporter periplasmic protein LptC has translation MDNVAEAPTGAQGMGGTAEAYRLATRHSRRVRLLKIALPVAALLIGAVFAVVSIVRTYIPSNLQVESATIEDGKLVMRYPAIAGRNDDGISYSMKAERALQDMKQPDVITLENITAKMPVDEKTTAEVLAETGVYDRGKNLLDMTAPFTINLNNGLTAAFRSANLDVSGGTMSTTEPVSIRAPSASIVAQSLRMTDKGRVIVFDGKVVVDVDPAAIRNREK, from the coding sequence CTGGACAACGTGGCAGAAGCACCGACGGGTGCGCAGGGCATGGGCGGAACCGCCGAGGCTTACCGCCTCGCCACGCGGCATTCCCGGCGCGTGCGCCTCCTGAAGATTGCCCTGCCGGTCGCCGCCCTCCTCATCGGCGCGGTCTTCGCGGTCGTCTCGATCGTGCGCACCTACATTCCGTCCAATCTCCAGGTCGAGAGCGCGACCATCGAGGACGGCAAGCTCGTCATGCGCTATCCGGCCATCGCCGGGCGCAACGACGACGGCATCAGCTATTCGATGAAGGCCGAGCGGGCGCTGCAGGACATGAAGCAGCCCGACGTCATCACGCTCGAGAACATCACGGCGAAAATGCCGGTCGACGAGAAGACGACCGCCGAAGTGCTCGCCGAAACGGGCGTCTACGACCGCGGCAAGAACCTGCTCGACATGACCGCGCCCTTCACCATCAATCTCAACAACGGCCTGACCGCCGCCTTCCGTTCCGCCAACCTCGACGTCAGCGGCGGAACCATGTCGACGACGGAGCCGGTTTCAATCCGCGCGCCCTCCGCATCCATTGTTGCGCAGTCGCTGCGAATGACGGATAAAGGCCGGGTCATCGTCTTCGATGGCAAGGTCGTCGTCGACGTCGATCCTGCCGCCATCCGCAACCGGGAAAAGTAA
- the sppA gene encoding signal peptide peptidase SppA yields MDQSAIADRRQLRRKLTFWRVAAVLIALAAVFAVVAWRWPGDTQDHIARVSISGVIQDDRELLARLDAIAENERAKALVVTIASPGGTTYGGEVIFKALRKVAEKKPVVSDVRTLAASAGYMVATAGDTIIAGESSITGSIGVLFQYPQMKELMDKIGVSLEEIKSAPLKAEPSPFHPASEEAKAMVRAMVMDSYDWFVDLVAERRKLPRAEVLRLADGSIFTGRQALAAKLVDTLGGPEAIRAYLDTRKVPKDLPFVDYEAPRRSAIPFLGGSIRELARSVLGLPVDLQPTIEKLTGEKLFLDGLVSVWQVDRD; encoded by the coding sequence ATGGACCAATCCGCCATCGCCGACCGCCGGCAACTGCGCCGCAAGCTCACCTTCTGGCGGGTCGCGGCCGTGCTGATCGCGCTCGCCGCGGTCTTTGCGGTGGTCGCCTGGCGCTGGCCGGGCGATACGCAGGACCACATCGCCCGCGTCAGCATTTCCGGCGTTATCCAGGACGACCGGGAGCTTCTGGCGCGCCTCGACGCCATTGCCGAAAACGAGCGGGCCAAGGCGCTCGTCGTGACGATCGCTTCGCCCGGCGGCACGACCTATGGCGGCGAGGTCATCTTCAAGGCGCTGCGCAAGGTGGCGGAAAAGAAGCCGGTCGTTTCGGATGTGCGCACGCTGGCGGCCTCGGCCGGCTATATGGTCGCCACGGCCGGCGACACGATCATCGCCGGCGAAAGCTCGATCACCGGTTCCATCGGCGTGCTCTTCCAGTATCCGCAGATGAAGGAGCTGATGGACAAGATCGGCGTCTCGCTGGAGGAGATCAAGTCCGCGCCGCTGAAGGCCGAGCCTTCGCCCTTCCATCCGGCGAGCGAGGAGGCCAAGGCGATGGTCCGCGCCATGGTGATGGACAGCTACGACTGGTTCGTCGATCTCGTCGCCGAACGCCGCAAGCTGCCGCGCGCCGAGGTGCTGCGCCTTGCCGACGGCAGCATCTTCACCGGCCGGCAGGCGCTGGCCGCAAAGCTGGTCGACACGCTCGGCGGGCCGGAGGCGATCCGCGCCTATCTCGACACCCGCAAGGTGCCGAAGGACCTTCCCTTCGTCGATTACGAGGCGCCGCGCCGCTCGGCCATCCCCTTCCTCGGCGGCAGCATCCGCGAGCTTGCCCGCTCCGTGCTCGGGCTGCCGGTCGACCTGCAGCCGACGATTGAAAAGCTGACCGGCGAGAAGTTGTTTCTTGACGGTCTTGTTTCGGTTTGGCAGGTTGATCGCGATTGA